The proteins below come from a single Micropterus dolomieu isolate WLL.071019.BEF.003 ecotype Adirondacks linkage group LG05, ASM2129224v1, whole genome shotgun sequence genomic window:
- the LOC123971700 gene encoding proteoglycan 4-like isoform X2, producing MKKRIRPQKMLGIPQRTPEESQIPAAPVEPQPAVTPELALAVTSGPEPTPKPHPAVKPEEPQPAVTPEETQPAVTQDADVKTSDELEIYLEKTQQGLILIPELELHWIMGKKEEKISTLEKEKVALLNEVEQLKQLLKHQRAEANHELEVLLVEFSTKPKSAVTHKPQPAVTPEEPKPPVTPGEPKSPVTPGEPKPAVTTEPQEGAHEKISDELESYLEKTQQGLIQIPELELHWLVGKKEEKISTLAKENVALLNEVEQLKQLLKHQRAEANHELGVLLVELSKKPKPAVKIGEPKPNVTSRELKPAVTPGSQKPADTPEEPQPAVTPGEPKPTVTSREQKPAVTPGEPKPIVASREQKPADTPEEPQPAVTPGEPKPTVTSREQKPAVTPGEPKPIVASREQKPADTPEEPQPAVTPGEPKPTVTSREQKPAVTPGEPKPIVASREQKPADTPEEPQPAVTPGEPKPTVTSREQKPAVTPGEPKPIVASREQKPADTPEEPQPAVTPGEPKPTVTSREQKPAVTPGEPKLIVASREQKPTVTSREVKPAVTPGKPKLAAVTRGEPKPAAVTPGDPQPAVTPGEPKLAAVTQREPKPAAVTPGEPQPAVTPGESKLAAVTHGEPKPVAVTPGEPQLAVTPGEPKPASVTRREPKLAAVTRWEPKPAAVTPDEPKPAALTHGEPKLPTVTHREPKPAAVTRREPKPAAVTHWEPKPAAVTRREPKPAAVTPREPKLAVTHREPKPAAVTHREPMPAAVTPDEPKPAALTHGEPKLATVTRREPKPAAVTHGEPKPAAVTRREPKLAAVTHREPKPAAVTRREPKLAAVTRWEPKPAAVTRREPKLAAVTRWEPKPAAVTRREPKLAAVTRWEPKPAAVACGEPKQGADVKTSDKLEIYLQKTQQGMIQIPDIDLHWLKISTLEKEKVALLNEVEHLTLLLKNQRAEANHELGVLLVELSKNRKTKRDAILTTEKLEEALKIEKEKRKEAETCLAKQKEETSRAKAALAQAHKDLENERHQWTESRSCLLAKQFEETNSMKAALNQAQEKLDNERRQWQVEKSCLQGAIRTTEKTLEEKEGERTKSRSGLMESVMKLENQMEEAQKKTKKRSLRKRFLQVFKKTG from the exons ATGAAAAAGAGAATTCGGCCTCAGAAAATGCTGGGCATCCCTCAGAGAACCCCTGAGGAGTCCCAGATTCCCGCAGCACCTGTGGAACCGCAGCCAGCTGTAACACCTGAACTAGCGCTGGCTGTGACATCAGGACCAGAGCCAACTCCCAAACCACATCCTGCTGTGAAACCTGAAGAACCACAACCTGCTGTGACACCTGAAGAAACACAGCCTGCTGTGACTCAAGATGCTGATGTGAAAACCAGTGATGAGTTGGAGATCTACCTTGAGAAGACCCAGCAAGGTCTGATTCTGATCCCTGAGCTTGAGCTTCATTGGATCATGGgcaagaaggaggagaagataTCTACATTAGAGAAAGAAAAGGTGGCCTTGCTCAATGAGGTAGAGCAGTTGAAACAACTGCTCAAACATCAAAGGGCAGAGGCAAACCATGAGTTGGAGGTCCTCCTGGTTGAGTTTTCCACAAAACCAAAGTCTGCTGTGACACACAAACCACAGCCTGCTGTAACACCCGAGGAACCGAAGCCTCCAGTGACACCTGGGGAGCCAAAGTCTCCTGTCACACCCGGGGAACCAAAGCCTGCTGTGACAACCGAACCACAAGAAGGTGCTCATGAGAAAATCAGTGATGAGTTGGAGAGCTACCTTGAAAAGACCCAACAAGGTCTGATTCAGATCCCTGAGCTCGAGTTACATTGGCTCGTGGgcaagaaggaggagaagataTCTACAttggcaaaagaaaatgtggcCTTGCTCAATGAAGTAGAGCAGTTGAAACAACTGCTCAAACATCAAAGGGCAGAGGCAAACCATGAGTTAGGGGTCCTCCTGGTTGAGCTTTCTAAAAAACCAAAGCCTGCTGTGAAAATCGGGGAACCAAAACCTAATGTTACATCCAGGGAACTAAAGCCTGCTGTGACACCTGGGTCACAGAAGCCTGCTGATACTCCCGAAGAACCACAGCCTGCTGTGACACCTGGAGAACCAAAGCCTACTGTGACATCCAG GGAACAAAAGCCTGCAGTGACACCTGGAGAACCAAAGCCTATTGTGGCATCCAGGGAACAAAAGCCTGCTGATACTCCCGAAGAACCACAGCCTGCTGTGACACCTGGAGAACCAAAGCCTACTGTGACATCCAGGGAACAAAAGCCTGCAGTGACACCTGGAGAACCAAAGCCTATTGTGGCATCCAGGGAACAAAAGCCTGCTGATACTCCCGAAGAACCACAGCCTGCTGTGACACCTGGAGAACCAAAGCCTACTGTGACATCCAGGGAACAAAAGCCTGCAGTGACACCTGGAGAACCAAAGCCTATTGTGGCATCCAGGGAACAAAAGCCTGCTGATACTCCCGAAGAACCACAGCCTGCTGTGACACCTGGAGAACCAAAGCCTACTGTGACATCCAGGGAACAAAAGCCTGCAGTGACACCTGGAGAACCAAAGCCTATTGTGGCATCCAGGGAACAAAAGCCTGCTGATACTCCCGAAGAACCACAGCCTGCTGTGACACCTGGAGAACCAAAGCCTACTGTGACATCCAGGGAACAAAAGCCTGCAGTGACACCTGGAGAACCAAAGCTTATTGTGGCATCCAGGGAACAAAAGCCTACTGTGACATCCAGGGAAGTAAAGCCTGCTGTGACACCTGGAAAACCAAAGCTTGCTGCTGTGACACGCGGAGAACCAAAGCCTGCGGCTGTCACACCCGGGGATCCACAGCCTGCTGTGACACCTGGAGAACCAAAGCTTGCTGCTGTAACACAAAGGGAACCAAAGCCTGCGGCTGTCACACCCGGGGAACCACAGCCTGCTGTGACACCTGGAGAATCAAAGCTCGCTGCTGTGACACACGGGGAACCAAAGCCTGTGGCTGTCACACCCGGGGAACCACAGCTTGCCGTGACACCTGGAGAACCAAAGCCTGCTTCTGTGACACGCAGGGAACCAAAGCTTGCTGCTGTGACACGCTGGGAACCTAAGCCTGCGGCTGTCACACCTGATGAACCAAAGCCTGCTGCTTTGACACACGGGGAACCAAAgcttcccactgtgacacacagggAACCGAAGCCTGCTGCTGTGACACGCAGGGAACCAAAGCCTGCTGCTGTGACACACTGGGAACCTAAGCCTGCTGCTGTGACACGCAGGGAACCTAAGCCTGCGGCTGTCACACCCAGGGAACCAAAGCTTGCTGTGACACACAGGGAACCAAAGCCTGCTGCTGTGACACATAGGGAACCAATGCCTGCTGCTGTGACACCTGATGAACCAAAGCCTGCTGCTTTGACACACGGGGAACCAAAGCTTGCTACTGTGACACGCAGGGAACCAAAGCCTGCTGCTGTGACACACGGGGAACCAAAGCCTGCTGCTGTGACACGCAGGGAACCAAAGCTTGCTGCTGTGACACACAGGGAACCTAAGCCTGCTGCTGTGACACGCAGGGAACCAAAGCTTGCTGCTGTGACACGCTGGGAACCTAAGCCTGCTGCTGTGACACGCAGGGAACCAAAGCTTGCTGCTGTGACACGCTGGGAACCTAAGCCTGCTGCTGTGACACGCAGGGAACCAAAGCTTGCTGCTGTGACACGCTGGGAACCTAAGCCTGCTGCTGTGGCATGCGGGGAACCAAAGCAAGGTGCTGATGTGAAAACCAGTGACAAGTTGGAAATCTATCTTCAGAAGACCCAGCAAGGTATGATTCAGATCCCTGATATTGACCTTCATTGGCTGAAGATATCTAcattagaaaaagaaaaggtggCCTTGCTCAATGAGGTAGAACACTTGACACTACTGCTCAAAAATCAAAGGGCAGAGGCAAACCATGAGTTGGGGGTCCTCCTGGTTGAGCTTTCTAAAAACAGGAAGACGAAAAGGGACGCTATCCTTACAACTGAAAAGCTAGAGGAAGCTCTCAAAATTGAAAAAGAGAAGCGGAAGGAGGcagagacatgcttggccaaaCAAAAAGAGGAAACTTCCAGAGCGAAGGCAGCACTGGCCCAGGCACACAAGGACCTGGAGAACGAGAGACACCAGTGGACTGAGTCCAGATCCTGTCTACTGGCTAAGCAGTTTGAGGAAACCAACAGCATGAAGGCAGCATTGAATCAGGCACAGGAGAAGCTGGATAACGAGAGACGCCAATGGCAAGTTGAAAAGTCCTGTCTCCAGGGGGCTATCAGAACTACTGAGAAGACCCtcgaggagaaggagggagagagaacaaAATCCAGGAGTGGCTTGATGGAGAGTGTAATGAAACTGGAAAATCAGATGGAGGAAGCCCAGAAAAAAACTAAGAAAAGATCTTTAAGGAAAAGATTCCTACAGGTCTTTAAAAAAACTGGATAG
- the LOC123971700 gene encoding proteoglycan 4-like isoform X1: MKKRIRPQKMLGIPQRTPEESQIPAAPVEPQPAVTPELALAVTSGPEPTPKPHPAVKPEEPQPAVTPEETQPAVTQDADVKTSDELEIYLEKTQQGLILIPELELHWIMGKKEEKISTLEKEKVALLNEVEQLKQLLKHQRAEANHELEVLLVEFSTKPKSAVTHKPQPAVTPEEPKPPVTPGEPKSPVTPGEPKPAVTTEPQEGAHEKISDELESYLEKTQQGLIQIPELELHWLVGKKEEKISTLAKENVALLNEVEQLKQLLKHQRAEANHELGVLLVELSKKPKPAVKIGEPKPNVTSRELKPAVTPGSQKPADTPEEPQPAVTPGEPKPTVTSREQKPAVTPGEPKPIVASREQKPADTPEEPQPAVTPGEPKPTVTSREQKPAVTPGEPKPIVASREQKPADTPEEPQPAVTPGEPKPTVTSREQKPAVTPGEPKPIVASREQKPADTPEEPQPAVTPGEPKPTVTSREQKPAVTPGEPKPIVASREQKPADTPEEPQPAVTPGEPKPTVTSREQKPAVTPGEPKPIVASREQKPADTPEEPQPAVTPGEPKPTVTSREQKPAVTPGEPKLIVASREQKPTVTSREVKPAVTPGKPKLAAVTRGEPKPAAVTPGDPQPAVTPGEPKLAAVTQREPKPAAVTPGEPQPAVTPGESKLAAVTHGEPKPVAVTPGEPQLAVTPGEPKPASVTRREPKLAAVTRWEPKPAAVTPDEPKPAALTHGEPKLPTVTHREPKPAAVTRREPKPAAVTHWEPKPAAVTRREPKPAAVTPREPKLAVTHREPKPAAVTHREPMPAAVTPDEPKPAALTHGEPKLATVTRREPKPAAVTHGEPKPAAVTRREPKLAAVTHREPKPAAVTRREPKLAAVTRWEPKPAAVTRREPKLAAVTRWEPKPAAVTRREPKLAAVTRWEPKPAAVACGEPKQGADVKTSDKLEIYLQKTQQGMIQIPDIDLHWLKISTLEKEKVALLNEVEHLTLLLKNQRAEANHELGVLLVELSKNRKTKRDAILTTEKLEEALKIEKEKRKEAETCLAKQKEETSRAKAALAQAHKDLENERHQWTESRSCLLAKQFEETNSMKAALNQAQEKLDNERRQWQVEKSCLQGAIRTTEKTLEEKEGERTKSRSGLMESVMKLENQMEEAQKKTKKRSLRKRFLQVFKKTG; the protein is encoded by the exons ATGAAAAAGAGAATTCGGCCTCAGAAAATGCTGGGCATCCCTCAGAGAACCCCTGAGGAGTCCCAGATTCCCGCAGCACCTGTGGAACCGCAGCCAGCTGTAACACCTGAACTAGCGCTGGCTGTGACATCAGGACCAGAGCCAACTCCCAAACCACATCCTGCTGTGAAACCTGAAGAACCACAACCTGCTGTGACACCTGAAGAAACACAGCCTGCTGTGACTCAAGATGCTGATGTGAAAACCAGTGATGAGTTGGAGATCTACCTTGAGAAGACCCAGCAAGGTCTGATTCTGATCCCTGAGCTTGAGCTTCATTGGATCATGGgcaagaaggaggagaagataTCTACATTAGAGAAAGAAAAGGTGGCCTTGCTCAATGAGGTAGAGCAGTTGAAACAACTGCTCAAACATCAAAGGGCAGAGGCAAACCATGAGTTGGAGGTCCTCCTGGTTGAGTTTTCCACAAAACCAAAGTCTGCTGTGACACACAAACCACAGCCTGCTGTAACACCCGAGGAACCGAAGCCTCCAGTGACACCTGGGGAGCCAAAGTCTCCTGTCACACCCGGGGAACCAAAGCCTGCTGTGACAACCGAACCACAAGAAGGTGCTCATGAGAAAATCAGTGATGAGTTGGAGAGCTACCTTGAAAAGACCCAACAAGGTCTGATTCAGATCCCTGAGCTCGAGTTACATTGGCTCGTGGgcaagaaggaggagaagataTCTACAttggcaaaagaaaatgtggcCTTGCTCAATGAAGTAGAGCAGTTGAAACAACTGCTCAAACATCAAAGGGCAGAGGCAAACCATGAGTTAGGGGTCCTCCTGGTTGAGCTTTCTAAAAAACCAAAGCCTGCTGTGAAAATCGGGGAACCAAAACCTAATGTTACATCCAGGGAACTAAAGCCTGCTGTGACACCTGGGTCACAGAAGCCTGCTGATACTCCCGAAGAACCACAGCCTGCTGTGACACCTGGAGAACCAAAGCCTACTGTGACATCCAG GGAACAAAAGCCTGCAGTGACACCTGGAGAACCAAAGCCTATTGTGGCATCCAGGGAACAAAAGCCTGCTGATACTCCCGAAGAACCACAGCCTGCTGTGACACCTGGAGAACCAAAGCCTACTGTGACATCCAGGGAACAAAAGCCTGCAGTGACACCTGGAGAACCAAAGCCTATTGTGGCATCCAGGGAACAAAAGCCTGCTGATACTCCCGAAGAACCACAGCCTGCTGTGACACCTGGAGAACCAAAGCCTACTGTGACATCCAGGGAACAAAAGCCTGCAGTGACACCTGGAGAACCAAAGCCTATTGTGGCATCCAGGGAACAAAAGCCTGCTGATACTCCCGAAGAACCACAGCCTGCTGTGACACCTGGAGAACCAAAGCCTACTGTGACATCCAGGGAACAAAAGCCTGCAGTGACACCTGGAGAACCAAAGCCTATTGTGGCATCCAGGGAACAAAAGCCTGCTGATACTCCCGAAGAACCACAGCCTGCTGTGACACCTGGAGAACCAAAGCCTACTGTGACATCCAGGGAACAAAAGCCTGCAGTGACACCTGGAGAACCAAAGCCTATTGTGGCATCCAGGGAACAAAAGCCTGCTGATACTCCCGAAGAACCACAGCCTGCTGTGACACCTGGAGAACCAAAGCCTACTGTGACATCCAGGGAACAAAAGCCTGCAGTGACACCTGGAGAACCAAAGCTTATTGTGGCATCCAGGGAACAAAAGCCTACTGTGACATCCAGGGAAGTAAAGCCTGCTGTGACACCTGGAAAACCAAAGCTTGCTGCTGTGACACGCGGAGAACCAAAGCCTGCGGCTGTCACACCCGGGGATCCACAGCCTGCTGTGACACCTGGAGAACCAAAGCTTGCTGCTGTAACACAAAGGGAACCAAAGCCTGCGGCTGTCACACCCGGGGAACCACAGCCTGCTGTGACACCTGGAGAATCAAAGCTCGCTGCTGTGACACACGGGGAACCAAAGCCTGTGGCTGTCACACCCGGGGAACCACAGCTTGCCGTGACACCTGGAGAACCAAAGCCTGCTTCTGTGACACGCAGGGAACCAAAGCTTGCTGCTGTGACACGCTGGGAACCTAAGCCTGCGGCTGTCACACCTGATGAACCAAAGCCTGCTGCTTTGACACACGGGGAACCAAAgcttcccactgtgacacacagggAACCGAAGCCTGCTGCTGTGACACGCAGGGAACCAAAGCCTGCTGCTGTGACACACTGGGAACCTAAGCCTGCTGCTGTGACACGCAGGGAACCTAAGCCTGCGGCTGTCACACCCAGGGAACCAAAGCTTGCTGTGACACACAGGGAACCAAAGCCTGCTGCTGTGACACATAGGGAACCAATGCCTGCTGCTGTGACACCTGATGAACCAAAGCCTGCTGCTTTGACACACGGGGAACCAAAGCTTGCTACTGTGACACGCAGGGAACCAAAGCCTGCTGCTGTGACACACGGGGAACCAAAGCCTGCTGCTGTGACACGCAGGGAACCAAAGCTTGCTGCTGTGACACACAGGGAACCTAAGCCTGCTGCTGTGACACGCAGGGAACCAAAGCTTGCTGCTGTGACACGCTGGGAACCTAAGCCTGCTGCTGTGACACGCAGGGAACCAAAGCTTGCTGCTGTGACACGCTGGGAACCTAAGCCTGCTGCTGTGACACGCAGGGAACCAAAGCTTGCTGCTGTGACACGCTGGGAACCTAAGCCTGCTGCTGTGGCATGCGGGGAACCAAAGCAAGGTGCTGATGTGAAAACCAGTGACAAGTTGGAAATCTATCTTCAGAAGACCCAGCAAGGTATGATTCAGATCCCTGATATTGACCTTCATTGGCTGAAGATATCTAcattagaaaaagaaaaggtggCCTTGCTCAATGAGGTAGAACACTTGACACTACTGCTCAAAAATCAAAGGGCAGAGGCAAACCATGAGTTGGGGGTCCTCCTGGTTGAGCTTTCTAAAAACAGGAAGACGAAAAGGGACGCTATCCTTACAACTGAAAAGCTAGAGGAAGCTCTCAAAATTGAAAAAGAGAAGCGGAAGGAGGcagagacatgcttggccaaaCAAAAAGAGGAAACTTCCAGAGCGAAGGCAGCACTGGCCCAGGCACACAAGGACCTGGAGAACGAGAGACACCAGTGGACTGAGTCCAGATCCTGTCTACTGGCTAAGCAGTTTGAGGAAACCAACAGCATGAAGGCAGCATTGAATCAGGCACAGGAGAAGCTGGATAACGAGAGACGCCAATGGCAAGTTGAAAAGTCCTGTCTCCAGGGGGCTATCAGAACTACTGAGAAGACCCtcgaggagaaggagggagagagaacaaAATCCAGGAGTGGCTTGATGGAGAGTGTAATGAAACTGGAAAATCAGATGGAGGAAGCCCAGAAAAAAACTAAGAAAAGATCTTTAAGGAAAAGATTCCTACAGGTCTTTAAAAAAACTGGATAG